Proteins encoded in a region of the Streptomyces sp. NBC_00513 genome:
- a CDS encoding DUF952 domain-containing protein, which produces MIFHIVALTDWTAAPELPYAPASLDSEGFVHCSADRATALAITEAYYRDTPGTLLTVELDEGALTSEVRREGESGGLYPHVHGPLNRGAVVRVWEVVRTPGTPATWEPWQSGDRRAPHGSEEPGAADFS; this is translated from the coding sequence TCGTCGCGCTCACCGACTGGACGGCCGCGCCCGAGCTCCCGTACGCCCCCGCCTCGCTCGATTCCGAGGGTTTCGTGCACTGTTCGGCGGACCGCGCGACGGCTCTCGCGATCACCGAGGCGTACTACCGGGACACCCCCGGCACCCTGCTGACCGTGGAGCTGGACGAGGGGGCGTTGACCTCCGAGGTCCGCCGGGAGGGTGAATCCGGCGGCCTCTACCCCCACGTCCACGGCCCGTTGAACCGGGGTGCGGTGGTACGCGTGTGGGAGGTGGTGCGCACACCCGGCACTCCTGCCACATGGGAACCGTGGCAGTCGGGCGACCGACGCGCGCCGCACGGCAGCGAAGAGCCTGGCGCGGCGGACTTCTCCTGA
- a CDS encoding ADP-ribosylglycohydrolase family protein: MTVTTKKRAATGALLGLALGDALGFPTEFNDVPSILSKTGPWRQMSLPRPAIVTDDTQMTLALARGMRTAGERGRIGPLRLTRPVREEFVEWYHSPENNRAPGNTCLRACRLLDQPERDWRDASQIGSKGCGANMRVAPVGLVPGWTEEERAGAAQLQSALTHGHPTALAASDLTARAVYLLARGTEVTGLVGQLRSYALENRTRYHEHWLGDLWMRSTSDATERSFIARGWDECLGVLDRLADALRSPSPETDPCLTTGDGWIAEEAFATALHCFLLFPEEPLTALRRAACTKGDSDSIACLAGAFAGAHLGADVWPRDWEGRIEYRDELLALGALWDA; this comes from the coding sequence ATGACCGTGACGACGAAGAAGCGCGCGGCGACCGGGGCCCTGCTCGGCCTCGCCCTGGGCGACGCCCTCGGCTTCCCGACGGAGTTCAACGACGTCCCGTCGATCCTCTCCAAGACCGGACCCTGGCGGCAGATGTCCCTGCCCCGCCCGGCGATCGTCACCGACGACACCCAGATGACGCTCGCCCTGGCCCGAGGCATGCGCACCGCGGGGGAGCGGGGCCGGATAGGACCGCTGCGGCTGACCCGACCCGTCCGGGAGGAGTTCGTCGAGTGGTACCACTCGCCGGAGAACAACCGGGCCCCGGGCAACACCTGCCTGCGCGCCTGCCGGCTCCTCGACCAGCCCGAGCGGGACTGGCGCGACGCCAGCCAGATCGGCTCCAAGGGCTGCGGCGCGAACATGCGGGTGGCCCCCGTGGGCCTGGTGCCCGGCTGGACCGAGGAGGAGCGGGCCGGCGCGGCCCAGCTCCAGTCCGCCCTGACGCACGGCCACCCGACGGCCCTCGCCGCCTCCGACCTGACGGCCAGGGCCGTGTACCTGCTCGCACGGGGCACCGAGGTCACGGGCCTGGTCGGGCAGTTGCGCTCGTACGCCCTGGAGAACCGCACCCGCTACCACGAGCACTGGCTGGGCGACCTGTGGATGCGCAGCACCTCCGACGCCACGGAGCGGTCCTTCATCGCCCGGGGCTGGGACGAATGCCTGGGCGTCCTGGACCGGCTCGCGGACGCCCTGAGGTCGCCCTCCCCGGAAACCGACCCCTGCCTGACCACGGGCGACGGCTGGATCGCGGAGGAGGCCTTCGCCACGGCCCTGCACTGCTTCCTGCTCTTCCCCGAGGAGCCGCTGACCGCCCTGCGCCGGGCCGCCTGCACCAAGGGCGACTCCGACTCCATCGCCTGCCTGGCCGGCGCCTTCGCCGGCGCCCACCTCGGCGCGGACGTCTGGCCCCGGGACTGGGAGGGCCGCATCGAGTACCGCGACGAGCTCCTGGCCCTCGGAGCCCTCTGGGACGCCTGA
- a CDS encoding DNA polymerase beta superfamily protein, protein MNDLTLVRDHTVYSCVMGSRAFGLATEASDTDVRGVYLAPTPLFWRFEKPPTHVDGPRDEEFSWELERFCELALRANPNILECLHSPLVERITPVGEELLSLRGAFLSRRAHLTFTGYAAGQHGRLLADVRNHGAPRWKHAMHLLRLLGSCRDLLRTGRLEIDAGADRERLLAVRRGELGWAEVDAWMSRLTGEAEAALAGSPLPAEPDHARVEDFLTRARRLSAAVTA, encoded by the coding sequence ATGAACGACCTCACCCTCGTCCGGGACCACACCGTCTACTCCTGCGTGATGGGCTCCCGCGCGTTCGGGCTGGCGACGGAGGCGAGCGACACCGACGTGCGCGGTGTCTACCTCGCCCCCACGCCGCTGTTCTGGCGCTTCGAGAAGCCCCCCACGCACGTGGACGGGCCGCGGGACGAGGAGTTCTCCTGGGAGCTGGAACGCTTCTGCGAACTGGCGCTGCGGGCCAACCCGAACATCCTGGAGTGCCTGCACTCCCCGCTGGTGGAGCGGATCACCCCGGTCGGCGAGGAACTCCTCTCCCTGCGCGGGGCCTTCCTCTCCCGCCGGGCCCACCTCACGTTCACCGGCTACGCGGCCGGCCAGCACGGCAGGCTCCTCGCGGACGTGCGCAACCACGGCGCGCCGCGCTGGAAGCACGCCATGCACCTGCTGCGCCTGCTCGGGTCCTGTCGCGACCTGCTGCGCACGGGCCGCCTGGAGATCGACGCCGGCGCCGACCGGGAGCGCCTGCTGGCGGTGCGGCGCGGTGAGCTGGGCTGGGCGGAGGTGGACGCCTGGATGTCCCGCCTCACCGGGGAGGCGGAGGCGGCCCTCGCCGGCAGTCCCCTGCCGGCGGAGCCGGACCACGCCCGTGTGGAGGACTTCCTGACCCGTGCCCGCCGGCTCTCGGCGGCCGTGACCGCCTGA
- a CDS encoding pseudouridine synthase → MRSSNGNGGGNRNSGGGGGGGRGNDRGGSSSGGGGYRGGGSGGGSGSGGGSRGGSSGGGGGYRGGGSGGSSGGGGGYRGGGSGGSSGGSGGGGGYRGGGSGGSSGGGGYRGGGSGGGSGSGGGYRGGGSGAGASRDRDRDQAPQRPRNPRPEERRYDVGPEGERNGRGGAKAGGGGARGAADGNRGGARGDSARGGAKGGPRTSRTPGIGGAGGPRSGPGSRSGQSRPRELDARIEERVRDRYADKPVIKTPKTFPGAEEEGERLQKVLARAGMGSRRACEELIEQARVEVNGEIVLEQGKRVQPKDEIKVDGLTVATQSYLFFALNKPAGVVSTMEDPDGRQCLGDYVTNRETRLFHVGRLDTETEGIILLTNHGELAHRLTHPKYGVKKTYVAAITGPLPREIGKRLKDGIELEDGYARADHFRVLDQLGKNYLVEVTLHEGRKHIVRRMMAEAGFPVEKLVRTSFGPIELGDQKSGWLRRLTNTEVGMLMREVGL, encoded by the coding sequence ATGCGAAGCAGTAACGGCAACGGTGGCGGCAACAGGAACAGCGGCGGCGGCGGTGGCGGCGGGCGTGGCAACGACCGCGGCGGCTCCTCCTCCGGCGGCGGTGGCTACCGCGGTGGCGGCTCCGGCGGTGGCAGCGGCTCCGGCGGCGGCTCCCGCGGCGGCTCCTCCGGCGGTGGCGGTGGCTACCGGGGCGGTGGCTCCGGCGGTTCGTCCGGCGGTGGCGGTGGCTACCGCGGTGGCGGCTCCGGCGGTTCGTCCGGCGGCTCCGGCGGTGGCGGTGGCTACCGGGGCGGCGGCTCCGGCGGCTCCTCCGGTGGCGGCGGCTACCGAGGCGGCGGCTCGGGCGGTGGCAGCGGCTCCGGCGGCGGCTACCGAGGCGGCGGCTCCGGTGCCGGCGCCTCGCGCGACCGTGACCGCGACCAGGCCCCCCAGCGTCCCCGCAACCCCCGCCCCGAGGAGCGTCGCTACGACGTGGGCCCCGAGGGTGAGCGCAACGGCCGCGGCGGCGCCAAGGCGGGCGGCGGCGGTGCCCGCGGCGCGGCCGACGGCAACCGTGGTGGTGCTCGCGGCGACTCCGCCCGAGGTGGCGCCAAGGGCGGCCCCCGTACCTCCCGGACCCCCGGCATCGGTGGAGCCGGCGGCCCGCGCAGCGGCCCCGGCAGCCGCAGCGGCCAGTCGCGCCCCCGCGAGCTGGACGCGCGGATCGAGGAGCGCGTGCGCGACCGGTACGCCGACAAGCCCGTGATCAAGACCCCGAAGACCTTCCCGGGTGCCGAGGAGGAGGGGGAGCGTCTGCAGAAGGTGCTCGCCCGCGCCGGCATGGGTTCGCGCCGTGCGTGCGAGGAGCTCATCGAGCAGGCCCGCGTCGAGGTCAACGGCGAGATCGTGCTGGAGCAGGGCAAGCGCGTTCAGCCGAAGGACGAGATCAAGGTGGACGGCCTGACCGTCGCCACCCAGTCGTACCTGTTCTTCGCGCTGAACAAGCCGGCCGGCGTCGTCTCCACCATGGAGGACCCCGACGGCCGCCAGTGCCTCGGCGACTACGTCACCAACCGTGAGACCCGTCTCTTCCACGTCGGTCGGCTCGACACCGAGACCGAGGGCATCATCCTGCTCACCAACCACGGCGAGCTGGCCCACCGTCTGACGCACCCGAAGTACGGCGTGAAGAAGACCTACGTCGCGGCCATCACCGGCCCGCTGCCCCGCGAGATCGGCAAGCGCCTCAAGGACGGCATCGAGCTGGAGGACGGCTACGCCCGCGCCGACCACTTCCGCGTCCTCGACCAGCTCGGCAAGAACTACCTGGTCGAGGTGACCCTCCACGAGGGCCGCAAGCACATCGTCCGCCGCATGATGGCGGAGGCCGGCTTCCCCGTCGAGAAGCTCGTCCGGACCTCCTTCGGCCCGATCGAACTCGGTGACCAGAAGTCCGGCTGGCTGCGCCGCCTGACCAACACCGAGGTCGGCATGCTCATGCGCGAGGTCGGTCTGTAG
- a CDS encoding segregation/condensation protein A — MRPPAEPDPPARRRLGRGPGAPDAGEHGPGGREPAPVPPETPPLPSETPARIPSEAPARMPSETPTGLPEAPEAPSMTQEAPEAAEAPTGPPGALRGVGEVPVGAPADTGDGRFTLRLANFEGPFDLLLQLISRHKLDVTEVALSRVTDEFMAHIRAMGPDWDLDQTTEFLVVAATLLDLKAARLLPAAEVEDEADLALLEARDLLFARLLQYRAYKRIAEIFEHRAEDEGLRYPRTVGLEPHIAELLPDVVISIGAEGFARLAVQAMRPRAAPQVYVDHIHAPLVSVREQAALVVALLKARGEATFAELTQDAPDTLTVVARFLALLELYREKAVVLDQEEALRTLTVRWSGGDGDGMPTVTDEFDQIVEAKE, encoded by the coding sequence TTGCGCCCTCCCGCCGAACCCGACCCACCCGCCCGCCGCCGGTTGGGCCGCGGCCCGGGCGCCCCCGACGCGGGGGAACACGGGCCGGGAGGCCGGGAGCCGGCCCCCGTACCGCCGGAGACGCCGCCCCTCCCGTCCGAGACGCCGGCCCGGATCCCGTCCGAAGCGCCGGCGCGGATGCCCTCCGAGACGCCCACAGGGCTCCCGGAGGCCCCCGAAGCCCCCTCGATGACCCAGGAGGCCCCCGAGGCCGCAGAGGCGCCCACGGGGCCTCCTGGGGCCCTCCGGGGGGTGGGTGAGGTTCCCGTCGGCGCGCCCGCCGACACCGGGGACGGGCGGTTCACGCTCCGGCTGGCGAACTTCGAGGGCCCCTTCGACCTGCTGCTCCAGTTGATCTCGCGGCACAAACTCGATGTGACCGAGGTCGCGCTGTCCCGGGTCACCGACGAGTTCATGGCGCACATCCGGGCCATGGGACCCGACTGGGACCTCGACCAGACCACCGAGTTCCTCGTCGTGGCCGCCACCCTCCTCGACCTGAAGGCCGCCCGGCTGCTGCCCGCCGCCGAGGTGGAGGACGAGGCCGACCTGGCGCTGTTGGAAGCACGGGACCTGCTCTTCGCCCGGCTCCTCCAGTACCGGGCGTACAAGCGGATCGCGGAGATCTTCGAGCACCGGGCCGAGGACGAGGGCCTGCGGTACCCGCGCACCGTCGGACTGGAGCCGCACATCGCGGAACTGCTGCCCGACGTGGTGATCAGCATCGGCGCGGAGGGGTTCGCCCGGCTGGCCGTGCAGGCCATGCGGCCCAGGGCGGCGCCCCAGGTCTACGTGGACCACATCCACGCCCCGCTCGTCAGCGTCCGCGAACAGGCCGCCCTGGTCGTCGCGCTGCTCAAGGCCCGCGGGGAGGCCACCTTCGCGGAACTCACGCAGGACGCCCCGGACACCCTGACCGTCGTGGCGCGCTTCCTGGCCCTGCTGGAGCTGTACCGGGAGAAGGCCGTGGTCCTCGACCAGGAGGAGGCCCTGCGCACGCTCACCGTGCGCTGGAGCGGCGGGGACGGCGACGGGATGCCGACGGTGACGGACGAGTTCGATCAGATCGTGGAGGCCAAGGAATGA
- a CDS encoding Rieske (2Fe-2S) protein yields the protein MSDPTRTARRTVLAAGAVALTGGALAACGSSSEKPASEAGTGSTPRDAGSSPGSSAGGAALVKSSAVPVGGGTVLKEQKLVVTQPTAGSFRCFTAVCPHQGCLVNKVENGSIDCPCHGSKFEITDGAVAKGPAATGLAEKKIVVSPGGEISLA from the coding sequence ATGAGCGACCCCACACGGACCGCCCGGCGCACCGTACTGGCGGCAGGGGCGGTGGCCCTGACGGGCGGTGCCCTCGCGGCGTGCGGCTCGTCCTCCGAGAAGCCCGCGAGCGAGGCGGGTACCGGGTCGACCCCACGGGACGCCGGGTCCTCTCCCGGGTCCTCGGCCGGGGGCGCCGCGCTGGTGAAGTCCTCGGCCGTACCGGTCGGCGGCGGCACCGTGCTCAAGGAGCAGAAACTCGTGGTGACCCAGCCGACGGCCGGGTCGTTCCGCTGCTTCACCGCCGTCTGCCCCCACCAGGGGTGCCTGGTGAACAAGGTCGAGAACGGCAGCATCGACTGCCCCTGCCACGGCAGCAAGTTCGAGATCACGGACGGCGCGGTGGCCAAGGGGCCGGCCGCCACCGGTCTCGCCGAGAAGAAGATCGTCGTGTCCCCGGGCGGTGAAATCTCCCTCGCGTAG
- a CDS encoding AAA family ATPase: protein MRRHRHGLVLGKFYPPHTGHHHLVRTAQDQCERLTVLVCAASVESVPLADRVAWMREAHPGAHVVGAVDDIPVDLHDPAIWDAHMAIFRAAVPGRVDAVFTSEAYGTELARRFGAQEVCVDPDRSLFPVSGTAVRADPAACWEFLGPAVRAALTRRVVVLGAESTGTTTLSRDLAAHYRRRGGVWAKTGWVAEYGRRYSEEKLAAARSTDPAASWSEVSFASEEFPVIARRQDAEEEQAARLGSPVLFCDTDSFATGIWYERYMGGRNEEVEEIASRTRRDLYLLTDDVGVPFEDDGLRDGPQLRPWMTGRFREELTDTRRRFLLMGGDREARLTAAVAAVDGLLAEGWHFTDPLPENVRVENG, encoded by the coding sequence ATGAGGCGCCACCGCCACGGGCTGGTGCTCGGCAAGTTCTACCCGCCCCACACCGGCCACCACCACCTGGTGCGCACCGCCCAGGACCAGTGCGAACGACTGACCGTGCTGGTGTGCGCGGCCTCCGTCGAATCGGTGCCGCTCGCCGACCGGGTCGCCTGGATGCGCGAGGCCCACCCCGGTGCCCACGTCGTCGGCGCGGTCGACGACATCCCGGTCGACCTGCACGACCCGGCGATCTGGGACGCGCACATGGCGATCTTCCGCGCCGCCGTGCCCGGCCGGGTCGACGCCGTCTTCACCTCGGAGGCGTACGGGACGGAACTCGCGCGCCGCTTCGGCGCCCAGGAGGTCTGCGTGGACCCGGACCGCTCCCTCTTCCCGGTGTCGGGTACGGCCGTCCGCGCGGACCCCGCCGCCTGCTGGGAGTTCCTGGGCCCCGCCGTACGGGCCGCCCTGACCCGGCGCGTGGTCGTCCTCGGCGCCGAGTCCACGGGCACGACCACGCTCTCGCGCGACCTCGCGGCCCACTACCGCCGCCGCGGCGGGGTCTGGGCCAAGACGGGCTGGGTCGCCGAGTACGGGCGCCGGTACAGCGAGGAGAAGCTGGCGGCGGCGCGGTCGACCGACCCGGCGGCCTCCTGGTCCGAGGTGTCCTTCGCCTCGGAGGAGTTCCCGGTGATCGCGCGCCGCCAGGACGCCGAGGAGGAACAGGCCGCCCGACTCGGCTCACCTGTGCTCTTCTGCGATACGGACTCCTTCGCCACCGGCATCTGGTACGAGCGGTACATGGGCGGCCGCAACGAGGAGGTCGAGGAGATCGCCTCCCGCACCCGCCGTGACCTGTACCTGCTGACCGACGACGTCGGCGTGCCCTTCGAGGACGACGGGCTGCGCGACGGACCTCAGCTCAGACCGTGGATGACCGGACGCTTCCGGGAGGAACTCACCGACACGCGGAGGCGCTTCCTGCTCATGGGCGGGGACCGGGAGGCACGGCTGACCGCGGCCGTGGCCGCCGTCGACGGACTGCTCGCCGAGGGATGGCACTTCACGGACCCGCTGCCCGAGAACGTACGGGTGGAGAACGGATGA
- a CDS encoding NUDIX domain-containing protein: MTTGYDPHAFEPFAVTVDLAVFTVRAGDLHVLLIRRGQEPYAGAWALPGGFILPRESAESAARRELAEETGLSDAVVAALHLEQLRTYSEPDRDPRMRVVSVAFTALVPDMPEPAAEGGGDADRARWVPVGEAAGLAFDHAVILDDARERIGSKLEYSCLATAFCPPEFTLGELQAVYETVWDTALDRPNFRRKVLATPGFVEAVAGAARLTGGRGKPAALYRSGPATALHPPLLRPSEGHAR, translated from the coding sequence ATGACCACCGGATACGATCCCCACGCCTTCGAACCGTTCGCGGTGACCGTCGACCTCGCCGTCTTCACCGTCCGCGCCGGCGACCTGCACGTGCTGCTGATCCGGCGCGGACAGGAGCCGTACGCGGGCGCCTGGGCCCTGCCCGGCGGTTTCATCCTGCCCCGCGAGTCCGCCGAGAGCGCCGCACGCCGCGAACTCGCCGAGGAGACCGGCCTGTCCGACGCCGTGGTCGCCGCCCTGCACCTGGAACAACTGCGGACCTACAGCGAACCCGACCGCGACCCCCGCATGCGGGTGGTCTCGGTCGCCTTCACCGCGCTGGTCCCGGACATGCCGGAGCCGGCCGCGGAAGGCGGCGGCGACGCCGACCGGGCCCGCTGGGTGCCCGTGGGCGAGGCCGCCGGACTGGCCTTCGACCACGCGGTCATCCTCGACGACGCGCGCGAGCGGATCGGTTCGAAGCTGGAGTACAGCTGCCTGGCCACCGCCTTCTGCCCGCCCGAGTTCACCCTCGGCGAGCTCCAGGCCGTCTACGAGACCGTCTGGGACACCGCCCTGGACCGCCCCAACTTCCGCCGCAAGGTCCTCGCCACCCCCGGCTTCGTCGAGGCCGTGGCGGGAGCCGCCCGACTGACCGGCGGGCGCGGCAAACCGGCCGCGCTCTACCGCTCCGGGCCCGCGACGGCCCTGCACCCGCCCCTGCTCCGCCCCTCGGAAGGACACGCACGATGA
- a CDS encoding ParA family protein produces MPARGQGPAGIEAVGSVAVRTFANHQHMTTPRNSMDGLDVNSRAGDLSGEKPVGFADYENVPEGHFYDPDAEYEPDPEYAATLAPDAARQRRERIGPTGRPLPYFPIPGPLTDHGPAKIIAMCNQKGGVGKTTSTINLGAALAEYGRRVLLVDFDPQGALSVGLGVNPMELDLTVYNLLMERGMSADEVLLKTAVPNMDLLPSNIDLSAAEVQLVSEVARESTLQRALKPLMADYDYIVIDCQPSLGLLTVNALTAAHKVIVPLECEFFALRGVALLTETIEKVQERLNPELELDGILATMYDSRTVHSREVLARVVEAFDDHVYHTVIGRTVRFPETTVAGEPITTYASNSVGAAAYRQLAREVLARCPAE; encoded by the coding sequence ATGCCTGCGCGGGGCCAGGGCCCTGCCGGAATCGAAGCTGTCGGCTCCGTCGCAGTCCGCACCTTCGCAAACCACCAGCACATGACGACGCCCCGAAACAGCATGGACGGCCTAGACGTGAACTCCAGGGCCGGCGACCTGAGCGGCGAAAAGCCCGTGGGTTTCGCCGACTACGAAAACGTGCCCGAAGGGCACTTCTACGACCCCGACGCGGAGTACGAGCCCGACCCCGAGTACGCGGCCACTCTCGCCCCCGACGCTGCCCGTCAGCGCCGTGAGCGGATCGGCCCGACCGGACGGCCGCTGCCGTACTTCCCGATCCCCGGGCCACTGACCGACCACGGTCCGGCGAAGATCATCGCGATGTGCAACCAGAAGGGCGGCGTGGGAAAGACCACGTCGACCATCAACCTGGGTGCCGCGCTCGCCGAGTACGGGCGCCGCGTGCTGCTCGTCGACTTCGACCCCCAGGGCGCGCTGTCCGTGGGTCTCGGCGTGAACCCGATGGAACTCGACCTGACGGTCTACAACCTGCTCATGGAGCGGGGCATGTCGGCCGACGAGGTGCTGCTGAAGACGGCGGTCCCCAACATGGACCTGCTGCCGAGCAACATCGACCTGTCCGCCGCCGAGGTGCAGCTGGTCAGCGAGGTCGCGCGCGAGTCCACCCTGCAGCGGGCCCTCAAGCCCCTGATGGCCGACTACGACTACATCGTGATCGACTGTCAGCCCTCGCTCGGTCTGCTGACCGTGAACGCCCTGACGGCGGCTCACAAGGTGATCGTCCCCCTGGAGTGCGAGTTCTTCGCGCTGCGCGGTGTGGCGCTGCTGACCGAGACCATCGAGAAGGTGCAGGAGCGGCTCAACCCGGAGCTGGAACTCGACGGCATCCTCGCCACGATGTACGACTCCCGGACGGTGCACAGCCGTGAGGTGCTGGCGCGCGTCGTCGAGGCATTCGACGACCACGTCTACCACACGGTCATCGGCCGGACGGTGCGCTTCCCGGAGACCACGGTCGCCGGTGAACCGATCACCACGTACGCCTCCAACTCCGTGGGCGCCGCCGCCTACCGCCAGCTGGCCAGGGAGGTGCTCGCCCGGTGTCCCGCCGAGTGA
- the scpB gene encoding SMC-Scp complex subunit ScpB produces the protein MTEPAELALKGALEAVLMVVDEPATEEHLAKVLDRTPREVAVALRELADEYTAQERGFELRPVAGGWRFYSRAAFATAVEAFVLDGRQARLTQAALETLAVVAYRQPVSRSRVSAVRGVNCDGVMRTLLQRGLVAEAGTEPETGAILYRTTNYFLERMGLRGLDELPELAPFLPEADAIEAETQEGVPSFDPDAPDAPDYFEDDKTTEL, from the coding sequence ATGACCGAGCCGGCGGAGCTCGCCCTCAAGGGCGCCCTGGAGGCCGTCCTCATGGTCGTCGACGAACCCGCGACCGAGGAACACCTCGCCAAGGTGTTGGACCGGACCCCGCGCGAGGTCGCCGTCGCCCTGCGGGAACTGGCCGACGAGTACACCGCCCAGGAACGGGGTTTCGAGCTGCGCCCGGTCGCCGGCGGGTGGCGGTTCTACAGTCGCGCGGCCTTCGCGACGGCGGTGGAGGCCTTCGTCCTGGACGGCCGGCAGGCCCGGCTCACCCAGGCGGCACTGGAGACCCTCGCGGTCGTCGCGTACCGCCAGCCGGTCAGCCGATCAAGGGTCTCGGCGGTCCGCGGAGTCAACTGCGACGGGGTCATGCGGACCCTCCTGCAGCGGGGTCTGGTGGCCGAGGCGGGGACGGAACCCGAAACAGGTGCGATCCTGTACAGGACGACGAACTACTTTCTGGAGCGGATGGGCCTGCGTGGCCTGGACGAGCTTCCGGAGCTCGCGCCCTTCCTCCCCGAGGCGGACGCGATCGAAGCCGAGACGCAAGAGGGTGTTCCGTCGTTCGATCCGGACGCACCTGATGCACCGGACTACTTTGAAGACGACAAGACGACGGAACTTTGA
- the pnuC gene encoding nicotinamide riboside transporter PnuC, translating into MGWQTSWTEILAAATGALCVWLVARQHIANWPIGIANNLFFIVLFAQAGLYADAGLQIVFIALAAYGWWSWTHGGGPGTAATLPVRRTTGTEWAALAAAGAVGMLALTLLLDRATDSTVPLWDAVAVGLSLMATYGQCRKLLESWWLWIATDLVSIPLYVHKDLYVTAVLYVVFLALCVAGLIDWRRALAATGGTGGTEGTRGLKTAATA; encoded by the coding sequence ATGGGCTGGCAGACGAGTTGGACCGAGATCCTGGCGGCCGCCACCGGCGCCCTGTGCGTCTGGCTGGTGGCGCGGCAGCACATCGCCAACTGGCCCATCGGGATCGCGAACAACCTCTTCTTCATCGTGCTCTTCGCCCAGGCCGGTCTCTACGCCGACGCCGGGCTCCAGATCGTCTTCATCGCCCTCGCCGCGTACGGGTGGTGGTCCTGGACCCACGGGGGTGGACCAGGAACCGCCGCGACCCTGCCGGTGCGCCGGACCACGGGCACCGAATGGGCCGCCCTGGCCGCGGCGGGGGCGGTGGGGATGCTCGCCCTCACCCTGCTGCTGGACCGCGCCACCGACTCCACCGTCCCCCTCTGGGACGCGGTGGCCGTCGGGCTCTCCCTCATGGCCACCTACGGGCAGTGCCGCAAGCTCCTGGAGTCCTGGTGGCTGTGGATCGCCACCGACCTCGTCTCCATCCCGCTGTACGTCCACAAGGACCTGTACGTGACGGCCGTGCTGTACGTCGTCTTCCTGGCCCTGTGCGTGGCCGGACTGATCGACTGGCGCCGCGCCCTCGCCGCGACCGGGGGGACCGGCGGGACCGAGGGCACCCGCGGGCTGAAGACGGCGGCGACGGCATGA
- the ald gene encoding alanine dehydrogenase yields MKVGIPREVKNNEFRVAITPAGVHELVRNGHQVFVEQNAGVGSSITDAEYVSAGAEILGTADEVWATADLLLKVKEPIAEEYHRLRKDQTLFTYLHLAASRECTDALLESGTTAIAYETVELANRALPLLAPMSEVAGRLAPQVGAYHLMRSAGGRGVLPGGVPGTHAGECVVIGGGVSGWNAAQIAIGMGFHVTLLDKDINKLREADKIFGTKIKTIVSNAFELEKAVTEADLVIGAVLIPGAKAPKLVTNELVAKMKPGSVLVDIAIDQGGCFEDSRPTTHAEPTFQVHNSVFYCVANMPGAVPNTSTYALTNATLPYIVQLANLGWAEALRRDAALGLGLNTHDGQVVYGPVAEAHGLPTLPLSTLLG; encoded by the coding sequence ATGAAGGTCGGCATCCCCCGCGAGGTCAAGAACAACGAGTTCCGGGTCGCCATCACGCCCGCCGGCGTGCATGAGCTGGTCCGCAACGGCCACCAGGTCTTCGTCGAGCAGAACGCCGGTGTCGGCTCCTCGATCACGGACGCGGAGTACGTCTCCGCCGGCGCCGAGATCCTCGGCACCGCCGACGAGGTCTGGGCGACCGCGGACCTCCTGCTGAAGGTCAAGGAGCCGATCGCGGAGGAGTACCACCGCCTCCGCAAGGACCAGACCCTCTTCACCTACCTGCACCTGGCGGCCTCCCGCGAGTGCACGGACGCCCTCCTGGAGTCCGGCACCACCGCCATCGCGTACGAGACGGTCGAGCTCGCCAACCGCGCGCTCCCGCTGCTCGCCCCGATGTCCGAGGTCGCGGGCCGACTGGCCCCGCAGGTCGGCGCCTACCACCTGATGCGCTCGGCCGGCGGCCGCGGCGTCCTGCCCGGCGGCGTCCCCGGCACCCACGCCGGCGAGTGCGTGGTCATCGGCGGCGGCGTCTCCGGCTGGAACGCGGCTCAGATCGCCATCGGCATGGGCTTCCACGTGACCCTGCTCGACAAGGACATCAACAAGCTCCGCGAGGCCGACAAGATCTTCGGTACGAAGATCAAGACGATCGTCTCCAACGCCTTCGAGCTGGAGAAGGCCGTCACCGAGGCCGACCTGGTCATCGGCGCGGTGCTGATCCCGGGTGCGAAGGCCCCGAAGCTGGTCACCAACGAGCTCGTCGCCAAGATGAAGCCCGGAAGTGTCCTTGTCGACATCGCGATCGACCAGGGCGGCTGCTTCGAGGACTCCCGTCCGACCACCCACGCCGAGCCGACCTTCCAGGTCCACAACTCGGTCTTCTACTGCGTCGCCAACATGCCGGGCGCGGTTCCGAACACCTCCACCTACGCCCTGACGAACGCGACCCTGCCGTACATCGTGCAGCTCGCGAACCTCGGCTGGGCCGAGGCGCTGCGCCGCGACGCGGCCCTCGGTCTGGGTCTCAACACCCATGACGGGCAGGTCGTTTACGGCCCCGTCGCCGAGGCCCACGGTCTCCCGACGCTCCCGCTGAGCACGCTGCTCGGCTGA